The following are encoded together in the Aciduricibacillus chroicocephali genome:
- a CDS encoding DegV family protein, producing MTIRILADSACDLPPERLAGLPVEVLPLTVQYDNAEYKDQVDISPETVYSAMRKGEIIKTAQVSLQTFLTIFQEAAKEDETLIYFAFSSGLSGTFSTAKLAEQQTKEKYPEADLHIIDTKCASLGYGLIVLKAGQMAAEGMDASEIIKHGIDQSARMEHIFTVDDLEFLYRGGRVSKTAAFIGTMLKIKPLLDMEDGKLVPREKIRGTKRVLGRMVEVMEERSHNLEGQTIAISHGDCRERAEQLAEMIRDKHNVKDIVIEMVGAVIGAHSGPGTLALFFLKD from the coding sequence ATGACAATTCGAATTCTTGCAGATTCTGCATGCGACCTGCCTCCTGAGCGTCTTGCCGGTTTACCTGTTGAAGTACTGCCACTAACCGTTCAGTATGATAATGCTGAATACAAAGATCAGGTGGATATCTCACCAGAGACAGTATATAGTGCCATGCGCAAAGGAGAAATCATTAAGACGGCACAGGTCTCATTGCAGACTTTCCTTACCATCTTCCAGGAAGCTGCCAAGGAGGATGAAACCCTAATCTACTTCGCCTTCTCATCTGGCCTTTCGGGTACTTTTTCCACTGCAAAGTTGGCTGAACAACAAACGAAAGAAAAATATCCTGAGGCAGATCTTCACATCATTGATACGAAATGCGCCTCTCTGGGCTACGGTCTTATCGTGTTAAAAGCCGGACAGATGGCTGCTGAAGGTATGGATGCCAGTGAAATCATTAAGCACGGGATTGATCAGTCTGCTCGGATGGAGCATATTTTCACCGTGGATGACTTGGAATTTCTGTACCGTGGCGGACGTGTATCTAAGACAGCCGCATTCATCGGTACTATGCTCAAAATCAAACCCCTTCTCGATATGGAGGATGGCAAGCTCGTCCCTCGGGAAAAAATCCGCGGAACGAAACGTGTCCTCGGCCGCATGGTCGAAGTAATGGAAGAACGCTCTCATAATCTTGAAGGACAAACAATCGCAATCAGTCATGGGGACTGCCGCGAAAGAGCCGAGCAGCTCGCGGAAATGATCCGGGACAAACACAATGTAAAAGACATTGTCATTGAAATGGTCGGCGCCGTAATCGGAGCTCATTCGGGCCCTGGTACTTTGGCTCTTTTCTTTTTGAAGGATTAA
- a CDS encoding Cof-type HAD-IIB family hydrolase has product MVKSRHLIALDLDGTLLTDEKTISSQTKQTIFEAKEAGHVVVIATGRPHRASIQYYEALGLETPMINFNGALVHNPFDKHWKISHTPLPVDTALKIVDSCHEVNVRNILAEIQDNVYLDQYDEAILDIFRSSLPESMRENEPFYIGNLKQQLQEDPTSILIHPNMATVDDLRSELNNEHAELVEHRNWGAPWNIIEIVRKGINKAVGLKQVADYFNIPREQIIAFGDEDNDLEMIEYAGVGVAMGNAIDELKSIAGQVTLTNEQDGIGIFLSDYLSLKVRTT; this is encoded by the coding sequence ATAGTGAAGTCCAGACATTTAATCGCACTTGATCTTGACGGTACGTTGCTTACAGATGAAAAAACAATCAGTAGTCAGACGAAACAAACGATCTTTGAAGCCAAGGAAGCAGGTCATGTCGTCGTCATTGCCACCGGCAGACCGCATCGGGCGAGTATTCAATATTATGAAGCATTAGGGCTTGAAACGCCAATGATCAATTTCAATGGCGCTCTCGTTCACAACCCCTTTGATAAACATTGGAAAATTTCCCATACACCATTACCTGTAGACACTGCATTGAAGATTGTTGATTCTTGTCATGAAGTGAATGTACGCAACATCCTTGCAGAAATCCAGGACAACGTCTACCTCGACCAGTATGACGAAGCAATCCTCGATATTTTCCGTTCTTCCCTCCCTGAAAGCATGAGGGAGAATGAACCGTTCTACATTGGTAATCTCAAGCAACAGCTGCAAGAAGATCCAACTTCAATATTAATCCACCCAAATATGGCAACTGTTGATGATTTGCGTTCAGAGTTGAATAATGAACATGCAGAACTTGTTGAACATCGCAATTGGGGAGCGCCATGGAATATTATTGAAATTGTTCGCAAAGGTATTAATAAAGCAGTCGGCCTTAAACAAGTTGCCGATTATTTCAACATACCTCGTGAGCAGATTATTGCCTTTGGCGACGAGGACAATGATCTTGAGATGATTGAATATGCTGGTGTAGGCGTAGCAATGGGCAATGCGATTGATGAGCTTAAGTCAATTGCCGGGCAGGTTACCCTGACAAATGAACAGGATGGCATCGGCATCTTTTTATCCGATTATCTCAGCTTAAAAGTAAGAACAACATGA
- the moaD gene encoding molybdopterin converting factor subunit 1 yields the protein MIEVLFFAGLKEEAGMASMQVDAIGMTVEEMCEKYLVKLNLPSLDKAMTAINEEYAPGSAVLNSGDVVAFIPPVSGG from the coding sequence GTGATTGAAGTCTTGTTTTTTGCTGGTTTAAAAGAGGAAGCCGGAATGGCCAGTATGCAAGTCGATGCTATCGGAATGACTGTTGAGGAAATGTGTGAGAAGTATTTAGTTAAGCTGAACTTGCCAAGTCTTGACAAGGCTATGACAGCAATTAATGAAGAATACGCACCAGGCTCTGCAGTACTTAATTCTGGTGATGTCGTTGCCTTTATCCCGCCTGTAAGCGGTGGTTAA
- a CDS encoding DUF3813 family protein, translating to MDNMFDQAREMITNLNSKNGNANDAEKHATQKAIEAAYSNATEEEKGHLQELEQTLQSRGLLNDQSDQFS from the coding sequence ATGGACAACATGTTTGATCAAGCACGTGAAATGATTACAAATCTGAATTCAAAAAACGGCAATGCAAATGATGCTGAAAAGCACGCTACACAAAAGGCAATTGAAGCAGCTTATTCAAATGCAACTGAAGAAGAAAAAGGTCATCTTCAGGAGCTTGAGCAGACATTGCAAAGCCGTGGTTTGCTGAACGATCAGTCAGACCAGTTTTCATAA
- a CDS encoding YitT family protein, with protein MFFIEARRIAVVILGSLFGAVALNFFMIHANIYASGVTGAAQLLASIFKDYVGIHITTGILVLLLNIPIAILGWFKVGKGFTIYSSISVLFLTLFLEIIPTMELSHDIILNAVFGGVVSGIGIGITLKVGASTGGMDIIAMLLSRMKDRPIGTYFLLLNGLIILLAGVLYKPENALYTLVTLYVSTRVIDAIHTRHEKVTAMIITHRAEELKSAIHEKLIRGITILPAKGAYTNEDKNMLYLVITRYELYDLERIISEVDPNAFTNVVQTTGIFGFFRKDDKAI; from the coding sequence ATGTTTTTTATTGAAGCACGGAGAATTGCTGTTGTCATTCTCGGTTCGCTGTTTGGAGCAGTAGCTCTTAATTTCTTCATGATTCATGCGAATATTTATGCGAGTGGCGTAACAGGTGCGGCCCAGTTGCTTGCAAGTATTTTTAAAGATTATGTTGGAATTCATATTACGACAGGTATTCTTGTTCTGCTGCTCAATATTCCAATTGCCATTCTTGGCTGGTTTAAAGTAGGAAAGGGTTTTACTATTTACAGTTCTATTTCAGTCCTGTTTCTAACATTGTTCCTGGAGATCATTCCAACAATGGAACTTTCTCACGATATTATTCTGAATGCAGTGTTTGGTGGAGTGGTAAGTGGAATTGGCATTGGCATAACACTTAAAGTCGGTGCTTCCACAGGCGGAATGGATATTATCGCCATGCTTCTTTCAAGGATGAAGGACAGGCCGATTGGGACTTATTTTCTTCTATTGAACGGTTTGATCATTCTGCTTGCAGGGGTCTTGTACAAGCCGGAGAATGCGCTATATACACTCGTTACGCTATACGTCTCAACACGAGTCATTGACGCGATTCATACGCGCCACGAAAAGGTTACGGCAATGATTATTACCCACCGTGCTGAAGAACTAAAGTCCGCTATTCATGAAAAGCTGATACGGGGAATTACAATCTTGCCGGCAAAAGGTGCCTATACAAACGAAGACAAAAACATGCTATATCTCGTTATAACACGTTATGAACTATATGATTTGGAACGAATTATTAGTGAAGTCGATCCAAATGCCTTCACAAACGTAGTACAGACAACCGGCATATTCGGCTTCTTCAGAAAAGATGATAAAGCAATATAA
- a CDS encoding metal-sulfur cluster assembly factor, with protein sequence MSKELEENIMGALENVIDPELGIDIVNLGLVYGVSINEEGFCTVTMTLTSMGCPLAGHIEADIRRALADIPEIKELKVEIVWNPPWGKDKMSRYAKIALGIPD encoded by the coding sequence ATGAGTAAGGAACTTGAAGAAAATATTATGGGTGCTCTCGAAAACGTAATTGACCCGGAACTCGGTATTGATATTGTCAATCTTGGTCTTGTATACGGTGTTTCTATTAATGAAGAGGGCTTCTGCACAGTGACAATGACACTGACATCAATGGGCTGCCCGCTTGCTGGCCATATTGAAGCTGACATCCGACGCGCGCTCGCGGATATTCCCGAAATCAAAGAATTGAAAGTGGAGATTGTCTGGAATCCGCCATGGGGTAAGGACAAGATGTCCCGCTATGCAAAAATCGCACTGGGCATTCCTGATTGA
- a CDS encoding NifU N-terminal domain-containing protein — MGVRAEVTPNPNAIKFTTDKLIFQGDGSISVKAGETSEHEILNDLLKIEGVDNVFGYQNFITVNKDFDIEWDQLTPEVEKVFEAHGY, encoded by the coding sequence ATGGGCGTAAGAGCTGAAGTAACTCCAAATCCAAACGCAATTAAATTTACTACGGACAAGCTCATTTTCCAGGGCGATGGCAGTATATCTGTGAAAGCTGGCGAAACGAGCGAACATGAAATTTTGAATGATCTTTTGAAAATTGAAGGTGTAGACAACGTTTTCGGCTATCAGAACTTTATTACTGTTAATAAAGACTTTGATATCGAATGGGATCAATTGACACCCGAAGTTGAGAAAGTATTCGAAGCTCACGGGTATTAA
- a CDS encoding SDR family oxidoreductase — translation MTSENKSKQLENHTEQLNSQPGIEANMEIKPEYIREGYKGSDKLKNKVALISGGDSGIGRAVSIYFAKEGADVAIIHLEEEMEDAKKTKQLVEDAGSKCLLIQGDIGDPSFCDSAVEKTVSELGKLDILINNAGEQHPQDKFLDVKPDQIEQTFRTNIFGMMYLTRSALPHLKSGSTIVNTTSITAYRGSEELIDYSSTKGAITSFTRSLSQELVEKGIRVNGVAPGPIWTPLIPSTFDEDKVREFGKNVPMKRPGQPMELAPAYVYLASEDSSYVTGQVIHVNGGAIVNG, via the coding sequence ATGACATCCGAGAACAAAAGCAAACAACTGGAAAACCATACTGAACAACTAAACAGTCAGCCTGGCATTGAAGCCAATATGGAAATTAAGCCAGAATACATCCGTGAAGGCTATAAGGGCAGTGACAAACTTAAAAATAAAGTAGCACTTATCTCTGGCGGTGACAGCGGAATTGGTCGCGCTGTAAGCATCTATTTTGCCAAAGAAGGTGCCGATGTTGCAATTATCCACCTTGAAGAAGAGATGGAAGACGCCAAAAAGACAAAACAGCTCGTCGAAGATGCTGGTTCCAAATGCCTTCTTATCCAAGGAGATATTGGTGATCCTTCCTTCTGTGATTCTGCCGTGGAGAAAACTGTTTCAGAACTCGGCAAGCTTGATATTCTGATCAATAATGCTGGTGAACAGCACCCGCAGGATAAATTCCTTGATGTGAAGCCTGATCAGATTGAACAGACATTCCGAACGAATATATTCGGAATGATGTACTTGACGAGAAGCGCTCTTCCACACTTGAAGTCAGGAAGTACAATTGTCAATACTACTTCAATTACAGCTTATAGAGGCAGTGAAGAACTGATTGATTATTCTTCCACAAAAGGCGCAATCACATCCTTCACACGTTCACTTTCCCAGGAGCTTGTCGAGAAAGGAATTCGAGTTAACGGTGTTGCTCCAGGACCGATTTGGACACCGCTCATTCCTTCAACATTCGATGAAGATAAAGTCCGTGAATTTGGAAAAAATGTACCGATGAAACGACCTGGCCAACCGATGGAACTTGCACCAGCTTATGTGTATCTCGCCAGCGAGGATTCAAGCTACGTCACTGGCCAAGTCATCCACGTAAACGGCGGAGCAATTGTAAATGGCTGA
- the mobB gene encoding molybdopterin-guanine dinucleotide biosynthesis protein B produces MERKGMKMVRGKIPVFQIVGYKNSGKTTLMEWLVEQLALSGIRAGTIKHHGHGGKPARSENTDSSRFLKAGADCSAVVGDGEWQLILSESMPLTLEQMIEMQKMLGADLILIEGFKNEHYPKIVMLRGEGDMQLLQLDNVIGAGGWQRPSLSNEELLAFSLENFEEYSKDVMELLMSR; encoded by the coding sequence ATGGAAAGAAAGGGTATGAAAATGGTTAGAGGTAAAATTCCTGTTTTCCAAATTGTCGGTTACAAGAACTCCGGCAAGACAACATTAATGGAATGGCTTGTTGAGCAGCTTGCATTATCCGGCATACGAGCTGGGACAATTAAGCACCATGGGCATGGAGGCAAACCTGCTCGATCGGAGAACACCGATTCCTCTCGATTCCTCAAAGCTGGAGCGGATTGTTCTGCGGTAGTCGGAGATGGAGAATGGCAACTCATTCTTTCTGAGTCGATGCCCCTAACCCTTGAGCAAATGATTGAAATGCAGAAAATGCTCGGTGCCGATCTCATCTTGATTGAAGGATTTAAAAATGAACATTATCCTAAGATTGTAATGTTGCGCGGAGAAGGAGATATGCAACTGCTTCAGTTAGATAATGTGATTGGTGCTGGCGGATGGCAACGGCCGAGTCTGAGCAATGAAGAGTTACTTGCATTCTCTTTGGAAAACTTTGAGGAATATAGTAAGGACGTAATGGAATTATTGATGAGCAGGTGA
- a CDS encoding molybdenum cofactor biosynthesis protein MoaE, giving the protein MPIDSGEVINKVVRPEAGAVSTFIGIAREFTKGKRTLFLEYEAYVPMAEKKLAEIGKEINERWPDAKTAIAHRVGRLDISDIAVVIAVSTPHRADAFEASRYAIERIKEMVPIWKRENWEDGTEWLGDQLEKVAGEPGKESAGSD; this is encoded by the coding sequence ATGCCCATAGATTCGGGTGAAGTTATTAATAAGGTCGTACGTCCTGAAGCTGGAGCGGTTAGTACTTTCATTGGGATCGCCCGTGAATTCACAAAAGGGAAACGGACACTTTTTCTCGAGTATGAGGCTTATGTGCCAATGGCTGAGAAGAAGCTTGCTGAGATTGGCAAGGAGATAAATGAGCGCTGGCCGGATGCTAAAACTGCAATTGCTCATAGAGTAGGCAGACTGGACATTTCTGATATTGCAGTTGTTATTGCAGTATCAACACCTCACAGGGCGGATGCTTTTGAGGCGAGTCGTTATGCGATAGAGCGGATTAAGGAAATGGTACCGATTTGGAAACGAGAGAATTGGGAAGATGGAACAGAATGGCTCGGTGACCAGCTGGAAAAAGTCGCTGGAGAACCAGGGAAGGAGTCGGCTGGAAGTGATTGA
- a CDS encoding serine aminopeptidase domain-containing protein, with product MLVIQDIEIKEVPCLVIENSVDVGKPLPLFVYHHGFQSAREHSLPIGYMLANKGFRVILPDALHHGVRENGINAFERSLAFWDIVMKNVEDTKLIYDYYQKQNLIENKQFFVAGTSMGGITTAAALVAHDFITGAGLLMGTAMLGSYAELLGERVRKEGARIADSELEAAHQMILPFDLSGQLEKLNRRPLFIWHGEKDSVIPFSFAKEFYEKAKEYYPDNGEITFMKAPGVGHKVNRAAMLAAADWFGSFISKDKR from the coding sequence ATGCTCGTCATTCAAGATATTGAAATTAAAGAAGTCCCGTGCCTCGTGATTGAAAATTCCGTTGATGTCGGTAAGCCGCTTCCGCTGTTTGTTTATCATCATGGTTTCCAAAGTGCGCGTGAGCACAGCCTGCCTATCGGATATATGCTTGCAAATAAAGGATTTCGTGTCATATTGCCGGATGCATTGCACCATGGTGTTCGTGAAAATGGAATCAATGCTTTTGAACGAAGTCTCGCTTTTTGGGATATCGTAATGAAAAACGTTGAGGATACGAAATTAATTTACGACTATTATCAAAAGCAAAATTTGATTGAGAACAAACAATTTTTTGTGGCAGGTACAAGCATGGGAGGCATTACAACAGCAGCAGCTCTTGTGGCACATGACTTCATTACTGGAGCCGGCCTCTTGATGGGGACTGCGATGCTTGGGTCATATGCTGAACTGCTTGGTGAGCGTGTACGAAAAGAGGGGGCGAGGATTGCAGATTCCGAACTCGAGGCGGCACACCAAATGATTTTGCCATTTGATTTGTCTGGTCAACTTGAGAAGCTTAACAGACGTCCACTGTTCATCTGGCATGGAGAAAAAGATTCGGTCATCCCATTTTCATTTGCGAAAGAGTTTTATGAAAAGGCGAAGGAATACTATCCAGATAATGGTGAAATTACTTTTATGAAGGCACCAGGTGTCGGACATAAAGTGAATAGGGCTGCTATGCTTGCGGCCGCAGACTGGTTCGGCTCTTTCATATCGAAAGACAAAAGGTGA
- a CDS encoding undecaprenyl-diphosphate phosphatase gives MSDLWILIKFLVLGAIQGFTEPIPISSSGHIVIFKKIFGVNIEGLSFEILVNFASLIAVLIIYRQDILRLAAGFLRYIFTRNKADKSNFRFVLFLALATIPTGVFGILLEDYISARLAGVTIVGVTLLITGVALWTIRNLRGRKNDGDLKAKDAIIIGLAQTIALIPGISRSGATIVAAMLLGMKQETALRFSFLLYIPVSLGVTILSAKDIVNDPNFSILAIPYAIAFAASLIASYFALRWFMNVMAKGNLKYFSYYCFIAGILVIIFL, from the coding sequence ATTTCTGATCTTTGGATCCTGATCAAATTCCTGGTACTTGGTGCCATTCAAGGTTTTACAGAACCAATCCCAATTTCATCAAGTGGCCATATCGTGATTTTCAAAAAAATATTCGGTGTCAATATCGAAGGCCTAAGCTTCGAAATTCTTGTGAACTTCGCATCGCTAATTGCAGTGTTGATTATTTATCGACAGGATATTCTGCGCCTTGCTGCAGGTTTTCTTCGATACATTTTTACACGCAACAAGGCGGACAAGTCCAATTTTCGGTTCGTGCTATTTTTAGCTTTGGCGACCATTCCAACCGGTGTCTTCGGAATACTTCTTGAAGACTACATAAGCGCTCGACTTGCAGGGGTTACAATCGTAGGAGTGACTCTGCTCATTACGGGAGTTGCGTTATGGACGATTCGTAATCTGCGCGGCCGCAAAAATGACGGTGACCTGAAAGCAAAAGATGCAATTATAATCGGACTGGCCCAAACGATCGCCTTAATTCCAGGAATCAGCCGTTCAGGAGCAACAATTGTTGCTGCCATGCTGCTTGGAATGAAACAGGAAACTGCACTTCGTTTTTCCTTCCTGCTGTACATTCCAGTAAGTCTCGGTGTTACGATTCTTTCAGCTAAAGACATTGTAAATGATCCGAACTTCAGCATACTGGCAATTCCGTATGCTATAGCTTTTGCTGCTTCTCTCATTGCTTCTTATTTTGCATTGAGATGGTTTATGAATGTGATGGCAAAAGGAAATTTAAAATACTTCTCATATTACTGCTTTATTGCCGGAATTCTCGTTATTATTTTCCTCTAA
- a CDS encoding DUF2929 family protein: MRYIMTLIWGIAIGSAISYMLTAMGGQEFSFVLMFAMVAVISLTVFIVGEGILGDSSKSETL, translated from the coding sequence ATGAGATATATTATGACACTGATCTGGGGAATAGCCATTGGCAGTGCCATCTCTTACATGCTGACCGCTATGGGCGGACAGGAGTTCAGTTTTGTACTGATGTTTGCAATGGTAGCTGTCATTTCACTCACTGTCTTCATTGTCGGTGAAGGTATTCTCGGTGACAGCAGCAAGTCAGAAACTTTGTAA